The following coding sequences lie in one Chitinophagaceae bacterium genomic window:
- a CDS encoding uroporphyrinogen-III synthase: MVEKNTRQVKIAADSSTSPSKTFNGNSAKTVIKSILITQAKPENDKNPYFELAKKHSITVDFKPFIHLEGVSAKEFRKQKINPAEFAALIFTSRSAVDQFFKLCDDLRVRMSPDAKYYCMTEAIALYLQKYILFRKRKVFFGDGTFQGLTEIIEKHRDGEKFLMPCSDNHKSDTSDYLRKKKYEFAEAVIFKTVSVELTEQEIRKYDMVVFFTPTGVNALKHNFPHFQQKSIKIGAFGPFTAQAVNDAGLRIDVQAPAPQAPSMTMAIDNYLGSNS, from the coding sequence ATGGTTGAGAAAAATACCCGGCAAGTCAAAATAGCAGCGGATTCCAGCACTTCACCTTCAAAGACTTTTAACGGGAATTCGGCAAAAACTGTCATCAAATCAATTCTTATCACCCAGGCGAAACCTGAGAATGATAAGAATCCTTATTTCGAACTGGCGAAAAAACACAGCATTACTGTTGATTTCAAACCATTCATTCACCTCGAAGGCGTTTCAGCCAAAGAGTTTCGCAAGCAAAAAATAAATCCTGCTGAATTCGCTGCATTAATTTTCACCAGCAGGAGTGCTGTTGACCAGTTTTTTAAGCTCTGTGATGATTTACGTGTAAGAATGTCACCTGATGCAAAATACTATTGCATGACGGAAGCCATTGCACTTTACCTTCAGAAGTATATTCTTTTCAGGAAGAGAAAAGTTTTTTTTGGTGATGGCACCTTTCAGGGATTGACAGAAATTATTGAAAAGCACCGCGATGGCGAGAAATTCCTGATGCCTTGTTCTGATAATCACAAATCAGACACTTCTGATTATCTCCGTAAGAAAAAATATGAGTTTGCCGAGGCGGTAATTTTTAAAACAGTTTCTGTAGAGCTTACAGAGCAGGAAATCAGAAAGTATGATATGGTCGTCTTTTTTACGCCTACCGGTGTGAATGCACTCAAACATAATTTTCCTCACTTCCAGCAGAAATCGATAAAGATTGGTGCATTTGGGCCTTTCACGGCACAGGCAGTTAATGATGCAGGTCTTCGTATTGATGTGCAGGCACCGGCCCCGCAAGCCCCTTCCATGACTATGGCGATTGATAATTATCTGGGCAGTAATAGCTGA
- a CDS encoding type IX secretion system membrane protein PorP/SprF, with amino-acid sequence MVLIYGDQLLFMKLCDFKIVVVMFLSFVATAANAQQDPQFSQHFLNQAAFNPAYTGMDNALSATAQFRSQWVGIDGHPVSQNISLHSPVQVLHGGLGINLLNEQAGVLRNTSVALNYSYIMKTKAGDFSIGISGGAVQVNLDGSRLRAPDGIYENNDINHNDFLLPIVPVSGVAMDFSAGIFYNGKNLSAGLSANHVLPQSVKLNTDGSNLEFDYERQYYLQLGYLARFSKSVSMRPSGMFKSDGNRFQAEADLIFIYKDFLWLGGGYRGFNDQTSDAVVALAGISISESFRLGYSYDYTVSALNTVSNGSHEIVLNYRINLMKPVKPGKVIYTPRF; translated from the coding sequence ATGGTTTTAATTTACGGTGACCAGTTGTTATTTATGAAGCTATGTGATTTTAAAATTGTAGTGGTAATGTTCTTGTCTTTTGTTGCCACCGCGGCAAATGCGCAACAGGATCCGCAATTCAGCCAGCATTTTCTAAACCAGGCTGCTTTTAATCCAGCCTACACTGGTATGGATAACGCGCTCAGTGCAACAGCACAATTCAGGAGTCAATGGGTTGGTATCGATGGACATCCGGTTTCACAAAATATTTCGCTTCATTCACCGGTCCAGGTTTTACACGGCGGATTAGGAATCAATCTTTTAAATGAACAGGCCGGAGTGCTTCGAAATACAAGTGTTGCATTAAACTATTCCTATATTATGAAGACAAAAGCTGGTGATTTTTCTATAGGAATAAGCGGAGGTGCTGTGCAGGTTAATTTAGATGGTTCCAGATTAAGGGCACCGGATGGTATTTATGAAAACAATGACATCAATCACAATGATTTTTTATTGCCTATTGTTCCGGTAAGCGGAGTTGCCATGGATTTTTCTGCAGGAATCTTTTACAATGGAAAAAATCTTTCAGCCGGGCTATCAGCCAATCATGTGCTACCCCAAAGTGTAAAATTGAATACCGATGGCAGCAATCTTGAATTCGATTATGAAAGGCAATACTATCTTCAGTTAGGTTACCTTGCCAGGTTTTCCAAATCAGTAAGTATGAGACCTTCTGGAATGTTTAAAAGTGATGGAAATCGATTTCAGGCAGAGGCAGATCTTATTTTTATATACAAGGACTTTCTATGGTTAGGTGGTGGGTATCGGGGATTTAATGATCAGACATCGGATGCTGTTGTAGCGTTAGCCGGCATTAGTATTTCGGAGAGTTTCCGGCTTGGTTATTCCTACGATTATACGGTGTCTGCATTAAATACAGTAAGCAATGGTTCACATGAGATAGTATTGAATTACAGGATCAATCTGATGAAACCAGTGAAACCCGGAAAAGTGATCTACACACCTCGCTTCTGA